The Deinococcus arcticus sequence AACGACCTGGAATACCGCAATGTCACCCCGGACCGCCTCGTGACCCTGATGAGACGCTGGGTGCGGTAGCGCGCCCAGTCGGCCCGTTCAGCCGCCGGCACAGGCAGTCCGGGGTCGCCTCAGCGGCCGGCCGCGCCGTTGCCCGCGCGGTCCAGCGCCTCCAGGGCCGCTTCCAGCGCGCTGTCCTGGCCACTCTGGGTCAGCCGGGTCAGGTCGGTGGGGGCCAGCAGGTCGGGCTGCACGCGCTCGGGCAGGGGGCGGTCGTCTGGGCCATACGCGCGCAGAATGGTCACTGCCACCACGCCGCCGTCGGGCAGGTCGCGGAAGATCACGCCGCTGTTGCCCACGCCCCGGGTGGGTTCGCCCACCGCCAGCACCCCTGCACGCTGCGCGTAGAAGGTAAACACCTCGGCGCACGACGCGGTGCTGGGCCCCACCAGCACGGCCGCCGGGCCGGCCCAGACCGCGCTGCCGGCCGCGCGCTGGCGGTCACCGGGCCGGGCTTCCTCGCCGCCCCGGCCGGCATAGACCGAGCCCCCCAGCTGATAGCGGGTGCGGTATTCCACGGGCCCAAACACGCTGGCCGCCGCCACGCATTCCGCCAGGCTGCCGCCGCCGTTGTAGCGCAGGTCCACGATCAGGGCGCGCGCGCCCTGTGCCTGGGCGTCGCGCACCCGCGCCAGAAACAGCTCCGAGGCGTCACTGGGCAGAAAACTGGGGTAGGTGATCAGGGCCACGCGGCCATCCGCCCCGGTCCACGACAGCGTGGGCTCGTCGCGGGCCTGCAGGCGGGCGGGGCTGAGGGTCACGCGGCGTTCGGCCTGCCCTGCCCGGTGCACCGTGACTGTGATGGGGCCCCCCGCCCGTTCCAGCCGCACGAACTCGGTGGGGCCCACCGGGGCGTTCTGGCCGTCCCGCTTGCCAGCCGCCTCGCCCTCCACGGTCGTGATCAGGTCAAAGACGCGCAGCCCGGCCTGCCCGGCGGGGCTACGGGGCATCACCGACACCACCAGCAGGCCGCCCTCCACCCGCGTGACCCGCGCACCCGTGCGGCTGACGGCCGCGCCGCGCTGAATCTCGCGCAGGCGCTCGGCCGCTTCGGGGTCGCGCACGTTCGTATGAGCGTCGCCGTAGGCCGTGAACAGCTCGGTCAGCACCGCCCGGCCCGTGTCGTAGGAGCAGGCGTCGCCCTCCGGCGCGCAGCGTTCGGCCAGCTGCGCGGCGTAGGTGCGGCTCAGGTCGTCCAGGTTGGCGGTGGACCAGCCGAAATAGCGCTCGCGCACGCTCTCGGTGGCTGCGCGGAACAGGTCGGTGGCGGGGCTGGCCTGGGCCGCCGCCAGAGTCAGCAGCGTGGTGGCCAGCAGACGGCGCAGGGTGTGGGGCACCCCTTCAGGCTACGGCAGGGCCGCGCGCCCAAGGGGGGGCCAGGCACCTTCGGGGCCCGGCACCTAAGTAGCTCGCTGTTGATCTTTAGATCAACCGAGCGGAGCGAGTATCGAAAAAAGGACGTTGCACCGGGAGTGGAGACTTTGCGGTGCTCTCCTGCAAAGTCGTAACGTGAGGTGCAACGTCCTTAACTGGGGGACCCTACAGCCGCGCCCGGGCGGTGATGTCACTCAGGTTCAGGCTATCGCCAAAGACGCTCTGGCCCTCGGTGAAGCGCAGGCCAAAGTACCCGCTGCCCGCCCGCGCCGCCTGATCCAGGGCCGGGCCCCCCAGGGTAAAGGCGCGCTGTTGCCCGGGCTCCAGGGTCAGGCGGCCAATGCGCTGGGCTTCCTCGCCGGCCGCGTCGCACACCACCATGCGCGGCGCCGTGGGGGTGGCGGGCGAAACCGCGCAGCTGGCCGGCAGGGCGCTGAGGGCCGGGCGCACATACAGTTCGGCCCCGCGCAGGGTGCCCAGCGCGGCGGTGCGGTAGGTGGCCTGACCGTCCAGCGTGAGCTGTTGCAGCGCCGCCGGAATGCGGTGGCCCGCCAGGGCGTCGCGTTCCAGGTACACGACCTTGCCCGCCAGGGGCCCACTGGCCGGCAGGATAAGGCTGACGTCGTCCACATCCACGCGCGGGGTGGGAATCAGGCCGCAGCCCGTCAGCAGGGCGGCGCCCATCAGGGTCAGCAGCAGGCGCCTCACGGGTAGGCCACCTCCTGCACGGTGGGGTGCAGCAGCACCTCGTCCACGCGCAGATGGGCCGGCGCACTCAGGGCGTACAGCACCGCCTGGGCCACGTCCCCGGGGCGCAGCCACGCGGCCTTGTGGGGCTCGCCCTGCTGGGTGTCCCCAAAGTAGGTGTCCACCATGCCGGGGCGAATCTCGGTCACGCGCAGGCCGTAGCCCTGCCCCTCGTAGGCCAGGGCGTGGGTGACGGCGCGCTGGGCAAACTTGCTGGCGGTGTACAGCGCGCCGCTCGCAAAGGTGCGCCCCGAGACGTCACTGGTCACGTTGATCACCTGGCTGCCCAGCCCCCGGGCGTGGCGGCCCTGAAAGTGCTCCACCAGGGCACCTGTGGTCAGGATGGTGCCCAGCACGTTGGTGTCCATCACCTGCCGGTAGTCCTGCGGCGTAATGGCCTGCAGCGGCATGAAGCGGCCCACGCCCGCGTTGTTCACCAGGGCGTCCACGCCCAGTTCGCGGGCGCGCGCGGCAAAGTCCGCCACACTGTCGGGGTCGGTCACGTCCAGCGCGCGGAACTCGGCGCCGGGCACCTGCAGTCCCTGCACGTCGCGGGCGCCGCCCAGCACCTGCGCGCCCTGGGCCACCAGCGCCTGCACCACGGCCAGCCCAATGCCCTTGCTGGCGCCGGTCACCGCCACCACGCGCCCCTGCATGCTCTGTTCGCTCATGCCGGGCAGGGTAGCAGAGGCGTGCGGGCGGCTTTGCTACCCTGCACAGGTGAAGAAGTCCCCCACCGTCACCGTCAAGGCCCAGGCCGTGCGCCGCATCGCCGGGCGCTATCCGTTCGGGCACAGCGGCGACATCGCCCACGCCGACGACGCCACCGCGCCGGGCGAGGTCGTGAACGTGCGCGGCCCGGACAGCAGCAAGGTCATTGCGCGCGGCTATTTCAACCCCCAGGGCGCCACGCCGCTGCGCCTGCTGACCTGGCAGGACGAGGACGTGGACCTGAAGTTCTACCGCGCCCGCGTCAAAGCCGCCCTGGCCCGGCGCGCCGGGCGCATTCTGAACACCAACGCCCTGCGGGTGCTACACGCCGAGGCCGATGGCCTGCCCGGCGTGGTGGCCGACCAGTTTGGCGGGGTGCTGGGCGTGCAGCTGCGCAACGCGGGCGTGGAGCGCCACCGCGACCTGATTGTGCGCGCCCTGCGGGACGAGACGGGCGCCGAGAGTGCCTATGAACGCAGCGACACCGGCGAGCGCCGCAAGGAGGGCCTGGACCTCGTATCCGGCACCCTGTGGGGTGAGGTGCCGGAGCAGGTGACGTTTTTCGAGGACGACCTGACGCTGCATTTTGCCCCCATGGACGCCCAGAAGACCGGCTTCTTTCTGGATCAGCGCGACAACCGCCGCCTGATGCGCTCGCTCACGCAGCCCGGCGCCGGCTTTCTGGACGTGTATTCCTACACCGGGGGTTTCAGCCTGCACGCGGCCCGCGCTGGGGCACAGGCGGTGGCAATAGACAAGGACAGCGTGGCGCTGGGGGCCCTGGAGGGCGCGGCGCGCGCCAACCGCGTGCAGGTGGGCGTGCGCTGGGGCGACGCCCTGGAGCAGCTGGCGGCTCTGAACAGGGAGAAACGCCGCTTCAGCGCCATTGTGCTGGACCCCCCCACCCTGGCCAAACGCCGAGACGACGTGCCGCGTGCCAAGCGGATCTTTACCGACGGCGCGGCGCACGCCCTGCGCATGCTCGAAGAAGGCGGGCACCTCCTGATCAGCACCTGCGCCCACTACATCCGCGTGGATGACCTGCTGGACGCCGCGCGCGTGGCCGCCGCCGAGGCGAACACCGACGCCGAGGTGGTGGCCGTGACCTACCAGCCCGCCGACCACCCCCACCGCCTGAGCGTGCCGGAAAGCCTGTACCTGAAAAGCATTCTGTTGCAGAAGGGCTAGGCGGGGCCAGGGCGCTGGGGCACCGCTCTGCTCTGGGGGGCCCCGCACGGTTGCCGGGAGCCCCACCCCCTATCCTGACCGCCGATGGCCCGCCGCCGCGCCGAGTCTGCCTGGCCTCCGCCGCCCCGCCCGCCCGGGCGCTGCGCCCTGTGCGGGCGCGAGGTGCCGCAGCTGACCGAGCACCACCTGCTGCCCCGGTCCCAGGGCCGCCGCCAGGGCCTGAAAGCCGCCGAACTGCCCACCGCGCCGCTGTGCCCGGCCTGCCACAAGTTCTTGCACCGCACCTTTACCAACGCCGAACTGGCCCGCGACTACGCCGATCTGGACGCCCTGCGCGCCCACGAGGACGTGGCCCGTTTCGTGGCCTGGATTCGCAAGCAGCCCGCCACCAGGGCGGTGCGGGTGAGGTAGGAGCTATGGGCTGTGGGCCATGAGCTTTGGGGGTTTGTCCCCATGGCTCATGGCCCACAGCCCACGGCCTTATTTCAGCGTGCCCACATACGCCGCCACGGCCGCCAGGTCCGCGTCGGTCATGGGCTTGAGGGCAATGCGCATGGCGTCGGGGTAGGCGATGCCCACGGGGGGCATGGCGCGGTAGGTTTTCATGGCGGCCAGGGTGGCCGCCTCGCCCAGGCCCACCAGGCTGGGAATGCCCAGATCGTCGGCGCCCTGCCCGGTTTCGCCGTGGCACACTGCGCAGGCCAGGATGTTGCGCGCCGGGTCGCCGTCCAGATAGAGCGCCTTGCCCCGGGCCAGGGGCGTGGCCGGCGCGGTGGGGGTGGCGGCCGGGGGGGGCGTGGCCGGTGCGGGCGGGGTGGTCGCCGGAGGCGCGGCTGGCGGGGTGGAGGGCGTGGCTGCGGGCGGCGCAGCGGGCGCTCCCCCGGCCTGCGCGTAGTGGGCCGCCAGATCCACAATGTCCTGGTCAGACAGGCGTGCGGCCACGCCCTGCATGACCGGGTGCTGGCGCGTGCCGCTGCGGTAGGCCACCAGCGCGGCCTGGGTCTGGGCAGCGGGACGGCCGGTCAGGTCCGGCGCGCGGCCCCCGGCGCGGTGGCAGCCCGCGCACGAACCCGACAGTGCCGCGCCGCGGGCGGCGTTGGCAGGTCCCGCCTGAAGCGTGCCCGGCGCGGGCGCTGTCTGGGCCAGCACCACTGGCGCCAGCAGAAGGGCAGAAAGACCAGCGGCAAGCAGGCGAACCGACGGAGAAAGCGTGCCCATAACCAACCTCCAGGAGTGTTGCCAGTGAGGGTGTTGCAGCGGGAAGCGGCGTTGAATGCAGGTTCTAGTGTACGGCCTGCGGGGTGGCCGGAGCAGGCGCCGCGCCTGAAGGCAGCCAGCGGCGCAGCAGGGTGGGCACGGCCCAGGCGGCGGTGGCCACCAGCAGGGCGTAGCGCAGGGCGCGCCCCAGCGGCAGGTCCTTGAGGCTCTCGGGCAGGGCCCCCAGGCCGAAGTACACCCCAAACACCAGCACCAGCCCGGCCACTGCCACAATCAGGCGCCCGGTCCAGTCACGCGGGGGCGTAAACGTGGGGCGCACCGCCCAGAAGCCGGCCAGCAGGCCCAGTCCGGCGCCCACCTCGCGGGGGGTGCCGGCGGGCAGCAGCGCGGCCACCAGCAGCACCAGGGCCGGGGGCAGCCAGCGGCCCAGCGCGTGGTCCGGAAAGTGGCCCCGGGCGCCCAGCGCCGCAAAGCACACGCCCAGCAGCAGACCCACGATGGTGTCGCTGGGGTAGTGCACGTTCAGGGCCAGGCGCGACAGGCTGATCAGCGCCACCAGCGCCGCAGCGGCCCACCAGAAGCCCGGCCGGGCCAGTTGCGCGGCCATCCCCAGGTACAGCGTGGCACTCATCTGCGCGTGGCCGCTGGGCAGCCCCGGGCCTCCGGCGGTGGCCTTTGCCGCTTCCGAGGCCACCGAGGGGTCGCTCCAGAAGGGGCGCGGCAGGTCCAGCCCGTATTTCAGCGCTGTGTTCGTGAGGTAACTCAGGGCAAAAGCGATGCCCAGATCGCGCCCGCCCGACGGCCGCACCAGCCACGTGTACAGAGCCAGCGCCACGATAAACACCTCGTCACGACCCAGGTTCGTGACCATCAACCAGAAACTGTCCATATGCACACATTGTGCCGGATTTTCATGGTGGCCTCATGGGGAGGTGCGGGCAGTCCCCCGGCGGATGGGCGCGCGGGGCGTGCCGGGCTGGGGGGCCGCGCGGTAGACTGCAGGGTATGACCCTTTCCCAGCCTGACGTGCTCCGGGCCGTTCAGCACAACTCTCCCCACGCGCTGGAACTGCGCGGCATTACCAAGCGCTTTCCCCTGGTCCTGGCCAACGACAACATCTCCATGAACGTGCAGTGGGGCAGCGTCCACGCCCTGTGCGGCGAAAACGGTGCCGGCAAATCCACCCTCATGAAGATCGTCTACGGCATTCAGCCGCCCACCAGCGGCCAGATTGTGGTGGACGGTGAGGCGGTGGACCTGAAAAACCCCGCAGAGGCCATCAAGCGCGGCATTGGCATGGTGTTTCAGCACTTCATGCTGGTCGAGACGCTCTCGGTCACCGAAAACGTGATTCTGGGCGCCGAGCCCACCAGTGGCGGCGCCATCAACTACCCGGCAGCCCGTCAGCGCGTGGCCGAGCTGATTGCGCAGTTTGGCTTTGACCTGAACCCCGACGCCATCGTGGGCGAGTTGCCCGTGGGCCAGCAGCAGAAGGTCGAGATCCTGAAAACCCTGTACCGGGGCGCGCGCATCCTGATTCTGGACGAACCCACCGCCGTGCTGACGCCCTCGGAAACCGACGAACTGTTCTCGTTCCTGAAAAACCAGTATGCCGCCAGCGGGAACGCCGTGATCTTCATCAGCCACAAGCTGCACGAGGTGCTGCACATCAGTGACACCATCAGCGTGATCCGCGACGGCAAGATGATTGGCACCATTCCCGCCCAGGGCGCGACCACCGAACTGCTGGCGCGCATGATGGTGGGCCGCGACGTGACCCTGAAGGTGCAGAAGCAGGCGGCCCAGCCGGGCGCGGTGGCGCTGGACGTGCAGAACGTGGTGGTCAAGGGCGAGCACCACAACGCCGTGGACGGCGTGAGTTTTCAGGTGCGCGCGGGCGAGGTTGTGGGCATTGCGGGCGTGGAAGGCAACGGCCAGAGCGAACTCATCGAGGCCATCACCGGCCTGCGGTCCTACGAGGGCCAGATCAGTTACCTGGGCCGGACGGCCCGGGGCGTGCGGGAAGTGGAGGCCTCGGGCCTGTCGCACGTGCCCGAGGACCGCAACGAGCGCGGGCTGGTGCTGGAGATGACCACCGCCGAGAACTTCATTCTGGGCGAGCACGACCGCCCGCCCTTTGCCGGCCGCTTCGGGTTTCTGCGCCGCGACGTGATCGAGGCCAACGCCAGGAAGCTGAGCGAGCAGTACGACGTGCGCCCGCGCAGCGCCTCACTGCCCGCCGGGCGCTACTCCGGGGGCAATGCCCAGAAGATCATCGTGGCGCGCGAGATGCGCAAGGGCCCCAAGATCCTGGTGGCCAGCCAGCCCACGCGCGGCGTGGACATCGGCGCCATTGAGTTCATTCACGCCCGCATCGTGGAGGCGCGCGACCAGGGCCTGGCCGTGCTGCTGGTCAGCGCCGACCTGGGCGAAGTGATGAACCTCGCGGACCGCATTCTGGTGATGTTCGAGGGCAAGGTGGTGGGTGAGGTGGACGCGGCCAACGCCACAGAGACGCAGCTGGGGCTGCTGATGACGGGCAGTGGGGACGACACCACGACGACGAAAGCAGGCTGGTAAGGCCGCGCTGGGTTGGGGTGCCCCTGCCGGGAGGTAGGGGCGCTTTTGGGTGATGGGGTTTGGGGGGGCTTTGCGATGGTCTTGGCTGGCTTGCCCCACCCCCCCTCCTCCAGACTCGCAGAGCTGCGCAGCAGAGGGGCAGGGGGGAGCAGACGTTGGCAATGGACAACGTTGACTGACGGTGTAGAGCCACCAACCTCCGTCCCCGCGCTGTACGCCGTGGCCTGTCTTCGCCCATCGCCGGACGCCCGCGCGCTTCGCGCCAAGGAGGAAGTGAGCCTATGTCACCCAATCAAGATGAGTGAGGGGCCGCCCCCGAACGGATGGGGCCACGTTCGACGGCTTCCGTTGCTTGCCCCGTAAAGGCGAAGGGTGGAGACGCTTCACACACGAGGTTCGACTTTCAAAAACACAACGGCCAAGTGCTCACTCTGCTCTTTGCTGTTTAAAAGTAGAACTTTCTGGACCGCACCAAGCCTTCTTGCCCCGGTAATGCCCGGGTCCAGACGAGGCCGTCGTGCCCGAAGGGCGCGGGCCATTGCGCGGTCTCGGAGGATGGCGTCGAAGCCGGACACGTTGACGAAGAGAGCGAGCCTGCCAACGCCAGTAGAAACTCTTGCTCAGCGCAGCGCTGCTCCCCCCTGCCCCTTTGGGGTAGGGGGGCTGGGGGGGTGGGGCGAGCTGGTAGTCAGCCGCACCCCATACCCCCTACGACCCCTCCCCCCGCTTCCCCGTCCAGTTAATCCCCGCACTTGCCGCAATCACACACCCCATCGCCACCCCCTGCACCACGGTCAGCCGCTCGTGCAAGAACAGCAGTCCACTCAGCGCCGCCAGCGCCGGCTCCAGGCTCATCATCACGCCGAACACCCGCGCCGGAATGGCCCGCAGGGCGCGCATTTCCAGGGTGTAGGGCAGGGCGCTCGACAGCGCCGCCACCGCCAGCCCGGTCAGCAGCACGGCAGGCGACAGCAGGGCCGGGCCGGCCTGCGCCGCGCCGAAGGGCAGGGTGACCAGGGCCGCCACCAGCATGCCCGCCACCACACCCGTGCTGCCCGGCACCCGGCGCCCCACCGCCCCACCGGCCAGAATGTACGCCGCCCACAGCGCCCCGGCCGTTAGTGCCAGCGCAATGCCCAGGGGCGAGACCGCATGGGCCCCCTCGCCGCCGATGGGAGCGATCAGGGCAATGCCCACGCCCGCCAGGGCCACCCAGCCCACATCGGCTGCGCGGCGTGACAGGGCCAGGGCCAGCAGCAGCGGCCCCACGAATTCCAGCGTGACCGCCAGTCCCAGCGGCAGAAAGCGCAGCGACTCGTAAAAGGCGAGGTTCATCAGGCCCAGGGCCACGCCGTAGGGGGCAATGGCCGCCCAGTCGGCACGCGTCAGTTGGCGCAGGTTGGGACGAAACACGGCCAGCAGCAGGGCCGCCGCCAGGGTCACGCGCAGGGTGGTGGTACCTGCCGCGCCCAGGGCCGGAAACAGCGTCTTGGCAAAGGCGGCGCCGCCCTGAATGCTCAGCATGGCCAGCAGCAGGGCGGGCACTGGCGGCAGGCTGAACCGGCCGGGCCTGGGCAGGGCCGCCGCGCCGGGCACGGGCGGCTCAGTCGGCACTCAGGGCCACCGGGGTTTCGGGCTCAGGCTCGGGCAGGGCGCGGCGCACCTCGCGCATGGCGGAGTGGATGATGCCCAGCGCGACGCTCATGGTCATCATGCTGGAAAAGCCGTAGCTGACCAGCGGCAGCGGCACCCCGGTCACGGGAAAGATGCCGGCCGCCACACACAGGTTCACGAACGCCTGCCCCACGATCATGAACATGGCGCCAATCGCCAGCACGCTGGCGCCGTGGATTTCCGGGGTCATGGGCCGCACCCGGCTGGCCAGATGCGCCACGTCCAGCGCCGTGGCCACAATCAGCCAGTAGGCAAACAGCAGCATGGCCACCCCCAGCAGCCCCGAACTGAAGCCCACCGAGGCCACAATCATGTCGGTGTGCTCGCCAAAATACTCGTACCGCAGGCCATCTGGTCCCTGGCCAGTAATGCCGCCCATGCGCAGGTCGCGGTGGGCCAGCCCAATCTGGTCCAGGCCCTGTGAAGGCACCTCGCCCCGGTTCTGGTGACCGGTCAGGCGTTCCATGATGTACGGATTGCGCTCCACATAGATGCCCGCCACCGGAATGGCCAGCAGCCCCAGCGCCAGCATGAAGCCGCTGATGTTGCTGATGCGCACGCCCGCCGCGTACATGAGGATGATGCCCAGCGAGAACATCAGGACGCTGCTGCCCAGGTCCGGCTCCCAGAACACCAGCCCCGTGGTCAGCACGATCATGCCCGTGGCGCTGATCAGCTTGTTCTGCACGCCCCGGCGCGCAAAGAACGACGCCAGCATCATCACCAGCCCCAGCTTGGCCATCTCGGAGGGCTGAAAGCGGATCACGCCAAAATCCAGCCAGCGCCGGGTGCCGGAACTTTCGGCGGTGCCCACCCCAATAAAGTGCACCAGCACCAGCAGCACCAGGGTCATGCCCCACACCCAGGGCCCCAGTTGCAAAAACGCCCGGGGCCGCAGCCGCGCGGCCAGCAGCGTCAGGCCCAGCGCCAGCAGCGCCTTGGGGCCGTGGTCGAAAATCTTGGCGGGGTCCACGGCGGCAATGCCAATCAGGCCCATGCTGATCAGCAGCACCTGGGCAATCAGCAGCTGCACGCTCACGGGCAGGCCTCGGCCAGGGCCTGGGCCGCGCGGCGAAAGCTCTCGCCCCGGGCCTTGTAGTCGCGGAACTGATCGAAACTGGTGCCCACCGGGGCCAGCAGCACGGTGCCGCCGCCGGGCAGGGCCTCCAGGCCCGCCTGCACGGCGGCGCGCATGGTGGCCTCGCCGTCCTCGCCGCCCACCACGCGGTAGGGCAGCCCCAGGGCGCGGGCCATGGTTTCGCCGTCCTCGCCAAAAGCGATCACCTGGGCCACCCGGCCCTGGGCCGCCGCTCGCAGCGGGGCCAGTTCGGCGCCCTTGTCCCGGCCGCCCACCAGCCATGCCACGGGGGGGCGGGCGCGGTCCAGGGCCGCCTGTACGGCCAGCGTGCGCGTGGCGATGGAGTCCTCGATAAAAGTCACGTTCCCCACCTGCGCCACGGTTTCAAAGCGGCCCGCAACCGGCTGGGCGGCCCTGAGGGCGGCGGCCAGCACCGGCGCGTGGACCGCGCGGCCCATCCGGGTCAGCAGCGCCTCGGCGGCCAGCAGGGCGGCGGCGGCGTTGGCCGGGTGGACGCCGGGGGGCAGCTCGGCCGGGTCCAGCACCGTCTGGCCGCCCGCCAGCATCAGCCGCTCGGGGTCAAAGGCGCGCACCTGGGCCTGGGTGGGCACGGCCAGCCCGGCGGGCAGCACCAGCACGTCGCCAGCTTCCTGCCCGGCGGTGATGTTGCGCTTGGCCCCGTGGTACGCCTCGACGGTGCCGTGGCGGTCCAGGTGGTCCACTCCCAGGTTGGTGATCACCGCCACCGGCAGGCGCAGGCCCGGTACCCGTTCCAGCTGAAAGCTCGAGAGTTCCACCACCGCCACCTCGGCCTCATCCACCACGTCCAGCAGCGGCGGGTCAATGTTGCCGCCCTCCAGCGCCCGCAGCCCGGCGGCCCGCAGCAGCTGGGCCACCAGCACGGTGGTGCTGCCCTTGCCCGCCGTGCCGGTAATGCCCACCATGGGCAGCGCCGGGCGGGCGCGGGCGGCCAGCACCACCTCGCCAATCACCTCGGCACCGGCCGCGCGCAGCTGCGCCAGATCCGGGTGGTCAATGGGCACGCCGGGCGCGGCCACCACTGTTCGGTAGGGGCGCGAGACGTCGCCCGGCGCCCAGCCCAGCTCCGCCATCAGCGCCAGATCCTCGGCCGCTGGGCGCGCGTCGATCCACTCGGCCCCCATGCCCTCGCGGGCCAGAAAGCGCGCCGCCCCCCGGCCACTGCGCCCCAGTCCGTATACCAGCACCCCGTCGTTCACGCCCCCACCATAGAGCAGGGGCGGGGCGCGGCGCTTGAGAAGCGCGCCCACATGGGCAAGAATCGGCAAGACACCCCCAAGCCGCCCCCATTCACCGGAGGTTTTGATGCTGCGCCGCGCTGCCCTGCTGACCCTGGCCCTGCCCTTCCTGACTGCCGCGCTGGCCGGGGGCGCCGCGCCCCATGCGCCGGGCGTGGCGCTCCCCGTGCCCCACCTCAGCGCCCCGGTGCGCGAGGTGGCCCTGGTCGCCGCCCCGGACGGCACCCTGCACCTGGGCGCGGTGGTGGACAGCGGCCGTTTCAATTCCGGGCGCGGCACCTTTACCGGGCGGGTGGTGCGGGTGTGGCGCGCCCAGCGTGGGGCGTGGCAGCCGCTGGGGGGCGTGCTGAACTACCGCCAGCCCCGCCCGGCCTCGAACCTGAATCTGGTGCTGGACGAGCAGGGCCGCCCCGCCGCCGTGTGGAACGAGAACTACGGTGACAACGACATCGTGGAGTTGCGGGCGTGGCGTGAGGGCGAGGGCTGGACCGACTGGGGCACCCGTTACCTGGGCGACGATCTGCCCTATGCCGCGCGCACCCGCGCGGTGGCCGCGTGGCGGGGCGAGGTGGTGCTGGCCTGGGGCGAATACCTGCGCAAGCCCGACGGCAGCCAGCTGACGGTGCGGCGCTGGGACCCGGCCCAGAAAAGCTGGGTGCGGGGCCCAGCCTTTAACGACCTCCGCGCGTTTTCCCGCACCCCGGCCCTGGCCCTGACCCGCAGCGGGCAGCCAGTGGTGGCGTGGCTGCAGGGCGAGGTGACCGAAAGCCGCGTGCTGGCCTCACGCTGGGATGGGGCGCGCTGGCAGGCACTGGGGGGCGCCCTCAACGATGGCCCCGCCTACGTGGCCTCCACCCGCATGGTCCTGGACGGCCAGGACCGGCCCACGGTGGCGTGGCTGCAGCAGGTGCAGGGCCAGGACACGCTGCTGGCCCGCCGCTGGAACGGCGCGCACTGGGTACCGATGGGCGGGGCGCTCAGCCGGCTCTACGCCTCGGCGCCCGCGCTGGCCACTGACCCGGCCGGGCACGCGGTCCTGGCCTGGGTGGAAGAACGCATTGGCGACGGCCTGGGCCAGATTCA is a genomic window containing:
- the murD gene encoding UDP-N-acetylmuramoyl-L-alanine--D-glutamate ligase, whose amino-acid sequence is MLVYGLGRSGRGAARFLAREGMGAEWIDARPAAEDLALMAELGWAPGDVSRPYRTVVAAPGVPIDHPDLAQLRAAGAEVIGEVVLAARARPALPMVGITGTAGKGSTTVLVAQLLRAAGLRALEGGNIDPPLLDVVDEAEVAVVELSSFQLERVPGLRLPVAVITNLGVDHLDRHGTVEAYHGAKRNITAGQEAGDVLVLPAGLAVPTQAQVRAFDPERLMLAGGQTVLDPAELPPGVHPANAAAALLAAEALLTRMGRAVHAPVLAAALRAAQPVAGRFETVAQVGNVTFIEDSIATRTLAVQAALDRARPPVAWLVGGRDKGAELAPLRAAAQGRVAQVIAFGEDGETMARALGLPYRVVGGEDGEATMRAAVQAGLEALPGGGTVLLAPVGTSFDQFRDYKARGESFRRAAQALAEACP
- a CDS encoding FtsW/RodA/SpoVE family cell cycle protein yields the protein MSVQLLIAQVLLISMGLIGIAAVDPAKIFDHGPKALLALGLTLLAARLRPRAFLQLGPWVWGMTLVLLVLVHFIGVGTAESSGTRRWLDFGVIRFQPSEMAKLGLVMMLASFFARRGVQNKLISATGMIVLTTGLVFWEPDLGSSVLMFSLGIILMYAAGVRISNISGFMLALGLLAIPVAGIYVERNPYIMERLTGHQNRGEVPSQGLDQIGLAHRDLRMGGITGQGPDGLRYEYFGEHTDMIVASVGFSSGLLGVAMLLFAYWLIVATALDVAHLASRVRPMTPEIHGASVLAIGAMFMIVGQAFVNLCVAAGIFPVTGVPLPLVSYGFSSMMTMSVALGIIHSAMREVRRALPEPEPETPVALSAD